Genomic DNA from bacterium:
ATCTGCGGCAATTGCCCTTGGCAAGCTAGGAAGTAAGGAGGCAATCCCTGCTTTAACCAGGGCATTGGCCGATCCTGACCCAAGGGTAAGCAAGGCAGTAACTACTGCCCTAGGTCAGATTGGTCAACCCGCGGTTTCTCAAATAATTGAAAGGCTTGGTGTAAAGACAAGAAGAACTGAGGATTTTTATTTTCCAGTTCCTCCTATGGAAAAAGAAGAGGGATTTTATCCAGCTTTACCAGAGAAAAGAGAAGAATCCTTTGAATTTTTTCCTCCCAGCCAAGGCTATCAAAAGGTAGAGGAAGAACCTGCTTATCCCGGGTTTCCTTTTTCACCCCCTGCTTTCCCTTCTGTTTTTGAAGAAGAAGAGAAACCAGAAGGACAAGTGCCTGCTCTTTCCCAGGAAAGTGCTAAAGATGTAATACAAACCAAGCTCACTGGCCTAGATGAGGCTACCTTGAAATACATTATAGGCCTTATCCCAAAAGATAAAGGGATAAGCAAAGAGGAGCTAATAAAGAGGATTATAGAGGAAACAGAGAAACAAAAAAGGGAGATAAAGGAAAAGGCAGAAGATTTAACAGAGAAGATAGAGGGAAGGGCTCAGAGAATTATGGAAAAGCTGATGTAGCGTTGTGGGTTATTTTAAAAGAGACCTCAATTTTCCTTAAAAATCCAAATTTAGCCTAAAAGGCAGGGGGTAAGTTTCAAAAAAGATTGACAGGAGAGATTATAAAATGTTATCCTTTTGTTTTTATTTAAGAAAAAATGTTGATGCCAAAGAAGGTTAAATATAGAAAACAGCAGAGGGGGAGAATGGCAGGACCAACAAAGGGAGGAGGGTTTCTTGTATTTGGTGATTATGGCCTGGTTGCCCTAGAGCCACATTGGATAACTGCAAGGCAGATTGAGGCAGGAAGGATTGCTATAACCCGTCATTTAAAAAGGGGTGGAAAGATATGGATAAGGGTATTTCCCGATAAACCTGTAACAAAAAAGCCTCTGGAAACAAGGATGGGAAAAGGCAAAGGTGCGGTTGACCATTGGGTTGCGGTTGTAAAACCAGGAAGGATACTCTTTGAATTAACAGGTGTGGCAAAGGAGGTTGCATGTGAGGCATTGCGTCTTGCCTCCCATAAGCTTCCCATTGCAACAAGAATATTGGAAAGAAGTGAAGGCAGCTGATTTAAGGGAATTTACAAATGAGGAGCTTTTAAATAAAAGAAAGGAGCTTTGTTTGGAGCTTCTTAACCTTCGTCATCAAAAGGTAATAAGGCAGATTGAGAATCCAAGAAGAATAAGGGAAATAAAGAGAACAATTGCCCAGGTTAATACAATTGTAAAGGAAAGAGAGCTTGGGATAAATCAGAAGTCAGAAGAGAGAAGTCAGAAGACAGAAGTGAGGTAAGGTATGAGAAAGGAAAGAACCGGTGTTGTAATTAGTGATAAGATGGATAAGACGGTTGTTGTTGAGGGAGAAACAATGGTTAAGCATCCATTATACAAAAAATATCAAAAGAGAAAAAAGAAATAT
This window encodes:
- the rplP gene encoding 50S ribosomal protein L16; this encodes MLMPKKVKYRKQQRGRMAGPTKGGGFLVFGDYGLVALEPHWITARQIEAGRIAITRHLKRGGKIWIRVFPDKPVTKKPLETRMGKGKGAVDHWVAVVKPGRILFELTGVAKEVACEALRLASHKLPIATRILERSEGS
- the rpmC gene encoding 50S ribosomal protein L29, with amino-acid sequence MKAADLREFTNEELLNKRKELCLELLNLRHQKVIRQIENPRRIREIKRTIAQVNTIVKERELGINQKSEERSQKTEVR
- the rpsQ gene encoding 30S ribosomal protein S17, with translation MRKERTGVVISDKMDKTVVVEGETMVKHPLYKKYQKRKKKYYCHNEKKAKIGDRVKIIETRPLSKMKRWAVVEVLK